The Thermodesulfovibrio sp. 3462-1 genome contains the following window.
ATCTTTGCCAAAGAAAAACCAGAAGCTGTTGTGCATTTCGCTGCAGAAAGCCATGTAGATAGAAGCATTTTAGAACCAAGGGGATTTTTACAAACAAACATAGAAGGAACGTTCAACCTTTTAGAGCTCTCAAAGAAATACGGTGTCGAGAGGTTTATAAACATATCTACGGACGAAGTTTACGGAGAACTTGGAGAAGAAGGAAAATTTACAGAAGAAACACCTTTAAAACCAAACTCCCCATACTCAGTCAGTAAAGCCTCACAGGATATGTTAGGAAGAGCCTATTACAGAACCTACGGTTTACCGGTAATTACTGTAAGGCCATCGAACAACTACGGACCTTGGCAGTATCCAGAAAAGCTTATACCAGTAGTAATAGTTAAGGCTTTAAAAAACCAGCCTATACCAGTTTACGGCACTGGAAAAAACGTAAGAGAGTGGCTTTATGTATCGGACTGTGCCGAAGCGGTCTTAACTATTTTAGAAAAAGGGAAAATCGGTGAAGTATACAACGTGTCCAGCAGTGAAGAAAGAAGGAATATAGAAGTGGTAAAAGCAATACTTGATATACTGGGAAAACCTCACAACCTGATAGAGTTTGTAAAAGATAGACCCGGACACGATTACAGATACTCTACAGACTCTCAAAAAATATACAGAGAGCTTGGTTGGAAGGCAAAAACAAAGTTTGAAGAAGGCTTAGAAAAGACCGTTAAATGGTATTTAGACCATCAAGACTGGCTTGAAAAGAAAGTTAAAGATTTAGAAGAATTTTGGCAGAAGGTTTACAGAAAATGAGATATCTTATAACAGGTGCAAAAGGGCAACTTGCAACTGAGTTTATAAAACACTTTCAACAACAGTCCGTAGAATACTTTGCATTTTCCAAAGAAGAACTTGACATTACAAACTTTGATACAGTTTACAAAACATTAAAAGAGATAAAACCAGATGTAGTTATAAACTGCGCCGCTTACAACCTTGTAGACAACGCAGAAAAAGAGCCAGAAAAAGCTTACTCTATAAATGCTGTAGGTCCTTACAACCTTGCTTTGGCATCTAAAGAAATAAAAGCTAAGTTTATACATTACTCAACAGACTACGTCTTCGATGGAACAAAAGAAGGTCTATACACCGAAGAAGACACTCCAAATCCTTTAAACGAATATGGAAAAAGTAAACTTTTAGGTGAAAATCTGGCTAAAATTAACGAAAATAGCTTAATATTCAGAGTTAGCTGGATATACGGTGAAGGAAAACAAAACTTTCTTTACAAGCTCTTGAGTTGGGCTAAAGATAATGAAGTTTTGAAAGTAGCTATAAATGAGTTTTCAGTACCAACTTCTACTTCCTTCATAGTAGATAAAACACTCAAAGCTATAAACAAAGAACTTAGAGGGCTTTACCATCTTGTTCCTAACGGATATGCTTCTCGCTACGAATGGGCAAAGCTCATCTTAAAGAACTATGGTATAAAAAAGATTATAATACCCGTAAGTAAAGAAACATTTAACTTGGTGGCAAAAAGACCAAGCTTTTCGGTCCTTGACAGTGATAAAATACAAAAAGGGTTAAATGAAGTCTTTGAAGAATGGGATGAGATATTTATCAGATGGTGTAGAACTCAGTAATGAATAAGAAAAGGTTTATAGAAAATATTCTTTCTTTATATCTTTTACAGGTTGTAAATTACATCTTACCTTTGATAACTTTACCTTATCTTGTAAGAGTTTTGGGACCTGAAAAGTATGGTCTCATTTCTTTTGCGCAGGCATTTTGTGGATATTTTCAAATTCTGACCGACTATGGTTTCAATCTTTCAGCAACAAGGGAGATTTCTATACACAGGGAGGATAAAAATTTAGGGTATTTAAAAACCTGAGCATTAATTCAAGGAGAATTGATAAAAATATAAAAAATAAAAATAGGTTAAATAAGTTTTTTGATAATATCCTCATTTACATAAGCATAACATTATATAATTATATAATTTGTTAAGATTGCGAATAGATAAACAAAGCAATTTAGTAATGAATAAGACTGCTCAAATCCGTGGAAGTCTTCTATCTCGTAACACACTCCTGAACTTCATAGGTCAGGCAGTTCATATGCTTGCGAGCATAATTACTATCCCTTTCATTGTTCGTGGGCTCGGGATTGAACGGTTTGGACTTCTGTCATTAGTGTGGGTGATTTTTGGATATTTTGCTATATTTGATTTAGGTATAGGTAGAGCAACTACTAAATTTGTAGCGGAAGCTTTGGGGAAAGGGGAAGAAAATGAAATTCCGCACCTTGTCTGGATAGCGGTTACGATCCAAGTCATATTGGGTATTGTTGGTGCCCTTGCTTTGATTGGAATTACACCTTTGCTTGTTGAGCGTATCCTTAAAATTCCTTCAGACCTTATAGGTGAAGCAAAAGCCACTTTTTACGTTCTTGCCTTGTCATTGCCAGTGGTTTTTATCTCAGGCTCCTTTAGGGGTCTTCTTGAGGCAGTCCAACGTTTTGATTTAGTCAATGCCGTAACAGTTCCAGCTAGTGTATTGAACTATATTCTTACTTTAATAGGGATAGGATTAAGTTTAAAATTACCTGGTATAGTGGCTTTAATACTATTTTCAAGGTTTGGGGTATTAGCCGCTTTTGTGATGCTTAACCTTCGCATTATGCCATGGCTGAGGAAATATTCAGTATCTTTCTCTCTTTTTTCTCTTTTTCCTCGCCTCTTTTCCTTCGGTGGATGGGTTACGGTTTCGGGCATTGTAGGACCGATTTTAGTATATTTAGATCGATTTCTTATTGGGGCACTTATCTCAATGTCTGCGGTAGCATATTACACAGCTTCATATGAAGCTGTTACTCGTCTTTGGATTATTCCAAGTAGCTTAGTTATGGCATTATTTCCTGCTTTTAGTGCTTTAGAAGGAATGAGAGATAGGGAGAGACTTCAATTTTTCTTTATTCGTTCTGTTAAATATATCTTTCTGACATTAGGATTAGTTGTTTTAATTATATCGCTATTCGCTAAAGAAATCTTACAAATATGGCTGGGGGTTGACTTTGCAATGAAAAGTGAGGCAGTTCTTCAAATCCTTGCCCTTGCTGTGTTGATTAACTCCCTTGCTCATTTTCCTTTTGCACTTCTTCAGGGTATAGGACGCCCTGATCTTCTTGCTAAGTTTCATCTGCTCGAACTTCCTATTTACGTCGGCATGGCAGGTGGACTGGTTAAAGTTTGGGGAATTACTGGAGCAGCGTTGGCATGGACCCTATGAGTAGCACTTGATGCTCTTTTGCTGTTCGTTGCTACATTTAAAGTTTGCAGTTTCTCGTCTCGTGTGTTTACAGTTAGTAGCATAACGCTCGCAGGAGTTACCATTTTGTTACTTGTAAGCATGACTGTGGGATTAAAATTCTTGGTTGGTGTTCTCTCCTTTTTTGCTAAGCTTATGCTCTTTGTAGTTCTTCTTAGCTTTTTTACCTATTTTATCTGGATAAAGCTTTTACTTTTAGATACTTCAGATAAAAGAATAGTTCTGAAAGAATGGATAAATTTATGGCGAAGAATCAAAAACATATTATAATAAATCAAGGCATACGTGTTTGGGATATTAGAACGTGGCTGCTGTGCGGTGATGAGGGGGTACTTCTTTACCAAGGACTTAAAGATCGCCTTTTTGGGGCACCGGGTATTTGGACGCTTATGCGATGTTTGAGGTGTGACCTTGTGTGGTTGAATCCACGTCCTATTCCCACCGATATCCATAAACTCTATTCAGAATACTACACACATCAGTTAGAGAACTCACCAAAGGAAAGCTTTGCGAGTCTGCGTAGGGCTATCAAAAACAATATTTTGCGACGATATGGTTATTCAGTAGATATAAAGGGAGGATTACTTGACTTACTGGGACGAATCTTTTCTTGTATAGGTCCTCTCAAGGAAATCGTTGGTGGAAATATCATGTATCTTAAGGCAATTGATGGAGGCAGGCTTTTGGATGTCGGCTGTGGAAGTGGAAATTTCTAGGCTCAGATGAAAGGATTGGGATGGAAAGTTGTTGGAGTTGACCCTGATTCAAAAGCTGTGCAAATTGCAAGGGAGGAGTTCGACCTTGAGGTTTTTCAGGGTACATTGGAGGAAGCTAAATTTCCCGATAATAGCTTTGATGTTATTACTATGAATCATGTTATTGAGCATGTTCCAGACCCGATTGTGCTTCTTACTGAGTGCCGTAGAGTTCTCAAGCCAGAGGGAAAGTTGATGGTAGTTACACCGAATATCGGCAGTTTAGGACGACGCTTATTCGGTGAATATTGGCTACATTGGGATCCTCCACGTCATCTGTTCCTATTCTCACCTAAATCGCTACGGACATGTGCTGAGCGGGCAGGATTGATTGTTCGGGCTATTTGGACTACTTCTAAGGGAGCACGTTTTCTATGGGAGGCAAGCTATTTGATCAAGCGAGATGGGAATCTACCCGGGGTTCACCTCAAAGACAGGACACGCGATTGAAATTGGAAGGTTTAGTTTTCTGGGCGATAGAATACATTCTTAACTATGTGGGGGTTGGCGAAGAAATAGTGCTTGAAGCGACTAAATAGGTGGAGTGATAGAACTAGTGCATAAAAAAGATGTATGCTGTAAGCGAGCAAGACCCCGTTCTAAGTTTGCATGAAACCTTAACTAATAGAGAAAATAAAAGATTGCTTCGAAAATTTTGAAGAAAGGTATAAAGACTTTGATTATTACAGGCAAGTTATAAAAAACGAACCTCAAAAGTTTGTAGAGGATTTGAAAAAAATTTTTGTTAAAGTAGAGAAGTAAAATAATAAATGATTGACATAAGTAATACCAAAATAATGAAAACAAATAAAATTCCAAATTTTTTTATTGTTGGAGCACAGAAAGCGGGGACAACTTCTCTTTACGAGTATCTCAAAGAACACCCTGAAATATATATGTCTCCCGTAAAAGAACCTCATTACTTTGCAAAAGACCTTGACTATGAAAACATGAGACGAGATATGAAAAGAACTACGATTTTTATAAGAACTCTTGAAGAGTATCTTGAACTTTTCAATGGTGTAAAAAATGAAAAAGCAATAGGTGAAGCATCTCCGTCTTACCTTTACTCAAAGGTTGCAGCTTATGAGATAAAAAAGTTCAATCCAGATGCAAAAGTAATAATGATTTTGAGAGACCCGGTCGAAAGGGCTTACTCTCATTACCTTATGAACTTAAGAGATGGTTTGACTTCTGAGAAAGATTTTATAAAAGAAGTTTTGTCTGATTTGAAAAAACCTAAAAAAGGATGGGGTATTTCACATCTCTATATTGAGTTGGGGTTATATTATGAGCAAGTGAAAAGGTATTTAGATACATTTCCGAAAGACAATGTGAAGATTCTTCTCTACGAAGATTTTAAATTAAACACTTATGAGGTTATCAAAGATATTTTCAGTTTTCTCGGGGTTGAAAATAATTTCTACTCACCTAAGTTTGAGCATATTTTCATGGAAGGAGTTACGGTGAAGTATCCGAAATTGAACAAATTGCTAAAGATGATATACTCAGATTACAAGAACTATACTGACCCCCATAGGGAGTGGACACGGTAAATGTGTAGAGCCAGGCATTCTCA
Protein-coding sequences here:
- the rfbB gene encoding dTDP-glucose 4,6-dehydratase — protein: MKILVTGGAGFIGSEFVRQAVKQNHNVCVVDALTYAGDTERLKEVEHYITFYHADIRDYEEMDSIFAKEKPEAVVHFAAESHVDRSILEPRGFLQTNIEGTFNLLELSKKYGVERFINISTDEVYGELGEEGKFTEETPLKPNSPYSVSKASQDMLGRAYYRTYGLPVITVRPSNNYGPWQYPEKLIPVVIVKALKNQPIPVYGTGKNVREWLYVSDCAEAVLTILEKGKIGEVYNVSSSEERRNIEVVKAILDILGKPHNLIEFVKDRPGHDYRYSTDSQKIYRELGWKAKTKFEEGLEKTVKWYLDHQDWLEKKVKDLEEFWQKVYRK
- the rfbD gene encoding dTDP-4-dehydrorhamnose reductase yields the protein MRYLITGAKGQLATEFIKHFQQQSVEYFAFSKEELDITNFDTVYKTLKEIKPDVVINCAAYNLVDNAEKEPEKAYSINAVGPYNLALASKEIKAKFIHYSTDYVFDGTKEGLYTEEDTPNPLNEYGKSKLLGENLAKINENSLIFRVSWIYGEGKQNFLYKLLSWAKDNEVLKVAINEFSVPTSTSFIVDKTLKAINKELRGLYHLVPNGYASRYEWAKLILKNYGIKKIIIPVSKETFNLVAKRPSFSVLDSDKIQKGLNEVFEEWDEIFIRWCRTQ
- a CDS encoding flippase — its product is MNKTAQIRGSLLSRNTLLNFIGQAVHMLASIITIPFIVRGLGIERFGLLSLVWVIFGYFAIFDLGIGRATTKFVAEALGKGEENEIPHLVWIAVTIQVILGIVGALALIGITPLLVERILKIPSDLIGEAKATFYVLALSLPVVFISGSFRGLLEAVQRFDLVNAVTVPASVLNYILTLIGIGLSLKLPGIVALILFSRFGVLAAFVMLNLRIMPWLRKYSVSFSLFSLFPRLFSFGGWVTVSGIVGPILVYLDRFLIGALISMSAVAYYTASYEAVTRLWIIPSSLVMALFPAFSALEGMRDRERLQFFFIRSVKYIFLTLGLVVLIISLFAKEILQIWLGVDFAMKSEAVLQILALAVLINSLAHFPFALLQGIGRPDLLAKFHLLELPIYVGMAGGLVKVWGITGAALAWTL
- a CDS encoding class I SAM-dependent methyltransferase, which gives rise to MKGLGWKVVGVDPDSKAVQIAREEFDLEVFQGTLEEAKFPDNSFDVITMNHVIEHVPDPIVLLTECRRVLKPEGKLMVVTPNIGSLGRRLFGEYWLHWDPPRHLFLFSPKSLRTCAERAGLIVRAIWTTSKGARFLWEASYLIKRDGNLPGVHLKDRTRD
- a CDS encoding sulfotransferase; translated protein: MIDISNTKIMKTNKIPNFFIVGAQKAGTTSLYEYLKEHPEIYMSPVKEPHYFAKDLDYENMRRDMKRTTIFIRTLEEYLELFNGVKNEKAIGEASPSYLYSKVAAYEIKKFNPDAKVIMILRDPVERAYSHYLMNLRDGLTSEKDFIKEVLSDLKKPKKGWGISHLYIELGLYYEQVKRYLDTFPKDNVKILLYEDFKLNTYEVIKDIFSFLGVENNFYSPKFEHIFMEGVTVKYPKLNKLLKMIYSDYKNYTDPHREWTR